The Sorangiineae bacterium MSr11367 genome window below encodes:
- the pcaH gene encoding protocatechuate 3,4-dioxygenase subunit beta: MNYRPHTAGSQPEYLHEAYQSTRKRSPLQPLVRLPPGCTESSGPTFSPRHVPPIADMSKTADGREAAGQRIVVAGRVTDEDGRPVSNTMIELWQANAAGRYDHPGDTHDAPVDPNFPGVGRVFTDDDGLYRFMSIKPGAYPWRNHHNAWRPNHIHFSLFGPGCASRLITQMYFPGDPLLALDPIYNSIPDAEARRRLISTFDIELTLPEYALGYRFDLVLRGTRSTPFEGT, translated from the coding sequence ATGAATTACCGACCGCACACCGCGGGCAGCCAGCCCGAGTACCTGCACGAGGCTTACCAGAGCACGCGCAAGCGTTCACCGCTGCAGCCGTTGGTCCGCCTCCCCCCGGGATGCACGGAGTCGAGCGGGCCGACCTTTTCGCCACGGCACGTTCCACCCATCGCGGACATGTCCAAAACGGCGGATGGCCGCGAGGCTGCCGGGCAGCGCATCGTCGTGGCCGGGCGGGTGACCGACGAGGACGGGCGCCCGGTCTCGAACACCATGATCGAGCTCTGGCAGGCCAATGCGGCGGGGCGCTACGACCACCCCGGCGACACGCACGATGCGCCCGTGGATCCGAATTTTCCCGGTGTGGGGCGCGTCTTCACGGATGACGATGGGCTCTATCGATTCATGAGCATCAAGCCCGGCGCGTATCCGTGGCGCAACCATCACAATGCGTGGCGGCCGAATCATATTCACTTTTCGCTATTCGGACCCGGGTGTGCCTCGCGGCTCATTACGCAGATGTATTTTCCCGGGGACCCTTTGCTGGCGCTCGATCCGATTTACAATTCCATTCCGGACGCCGAAGCGCGGCGGCGCCTGATATCCACGTTTGACATCGAATTAACCTTGCCGGAATACGCACTGGGCTACAGGTTCGATCTGGTGCTGCGCGGGACCCGAAGCACCCCGTTCGAAGGAACATGA
- the pcaG gene encoding protocatechuate 3,4-dioxygenase subunit alpha yields the protein MTSATSQQTIGPFWHGLADEDWCDLTRFGGDTGERRPLILTGRIVDGNGALVTDACIETWQTSPPASDTFPGWGRCATNAEGTFRIRTLIPDDHPAQAPHITVLVHARGLLKPLLTRAYFANHPMNERDPVLQSIDPARRPTLLAHPVGEARWQFDIRLQGENETVFFEV from the coding sequence ATGACCTCCGCAACGAGCCAGCAAACCATCGGGCCGTTTTGGCACGGCCTTGCCGACGAAGACTGGTGCGACCTGACCCGGTTCGGGGGCGACACGGGGGAGCGTCGCCCGCTCATCCTCACCGGCCGCATCGTCGACGGAAACGGTGCACTGGTCACCGATGCCTGCATCGAAACGTGGCAAACGAGCCCGCCCGCGAGCGACACCTTCCCGGGATGGGGCCGTTGCGCCACCAACGCCGAAGGCACCTTTCGCATCCGCACGCTCATCCCGGACGATCATCCGGCGCAAGCCCCGCACATCACCGTGCTGGTGCACGCGCGCGGTCTGCTCAAGCCGCTCCTCACCCGCGCCTACTTCGCCAACCATCCCATGAACGAGCGCGATCCGGTGCTGCAATCCATCGATCCGGCCCGCCGCCCCACCTTGTTGGCGCATCCGGTGGGCGAGGCGCGATGGCAATTCGACATTCGGCTGCAGGGGGAAAACGAAACCGTGTTTTTCGAGGTCTAA
- a CDS encoding 3-oxoacid CoA-transferase subunit A, with protein MIDKRVPSIREAVADIRDGATVLVGGFGSVGQPNALIDGLIEQGAGDLTIVSNNAGTGHVGLARLMELGRVRRILCSFPRSAGSVVFEELYRQGKIELEIVPQGTLAERIRAAGAGVGAFYTPTAYGTRLAQGKETRIIDGRPHVLEYALPADVALVEAWQADRWGNLTFRETGRNFNAVMATAAKLTIVQTHHIVELGTLDPEAIVTPGVYVHRVVHFPVPQ; from the coding sequence ATGATCGACAAGCGCGTACCATCGATTCGCGAAGCCGTCGCGGACATTCGAGACGGCGCCACGGTGCTCGTGGGCGGCTTCGGCTCCGTGGGGCAACCCAATGCCCTCATCGATGGATTGATCGAACAGGGCGCCGGAGATCTCACCATCGTCTCCAACAACGCGGGCACCGGCCACGTCGGCTTGGCCCGCCTCATGGAGCTCGGGCGGGTGCGACGCATCCTCTGCAGCTTCCCCCGAAGTGCAGGCTCCGTCGTGTTCGAGGAACTGTACCGGCAGGGAAAAATCGAGCTCGAAATCGTCCCCCAGGGCACCCTGGCCGAGCGCATTCGTGCGGCCGGCGCAGGCGTCGGCGCCTTCTATACGCCCACCGCGTACGGCACCCGCCTCGCGCAGGGCAAAGAAACGCGCATCATCGATGGCCGCCCCCACGTGCTCGAATACGCACTTCCGGCCGACGTCGCCCTCGTGGAAGCATGGCAGGCCGATCGCTGGGGCAATCTCACGTTCCGCGAAACGGGGCGAAACTTCAACGCCGTCATGGCCACCGCCGCCAAGCTCACCATTGTCCAAACGCACCACATCGTCGAACTCGGCACCCTCGATCCCGAAGCCATCGTCACCCCCGGCGTCTACGTCCACCGCGTGGTCCACTTCCCGGTGCCTCAATGA